In the Topomyia yanbarensis strain Yona2022 chromosome 3, ASM3024719v1, whole genome shotgun sequence genome, one interval contains:
- the LOC131687669 gene encoding uncharacterized protein LOC131687669, whose product MFRSEQKVTRIDQFFQSNEMEWHFISPDAPEFGDLWEAAVKSTKSHLKRVIGATTLTFEETATLLCQIEAILNSRPWFAISTDATESEVLTPGHFLIGRPLTAIPEPAYVGEKIGRLKRWQHIQLMREHFWRTWSRDYL is encoded by the coding sequence ATGTTTCGTTCCGAGCAGAAAGTAACCCGCATCGACCAGTTTTTTCAGTCCAACGAAATGGAATGGCATTTCATCTCGCCAGACGCACCGGAGTTTGGTGACCTCTGGGAGGCTGCCGTGAAAAGCACGAAGAGTCATCTGAAGCGAGTGATTGGTGCTACCACCTTAACATTCGAGGAAACGGCTACATTGTTATGCCAAATCGAAGCGATACTCAATTCCCGTCCGTGGTTCGCCATCTCTACCGACGCAACGGAATCCGAAGTCCTAACTCCAGGACATTTTCTGATCGGCCGTCCACTGACGGCGATTCCCGAGCCTGCGTACGTCGGCGAGAAGATCGGTCGACTAAAACGTTGGCAACACATTCAATTGATGCGTGAACATTTTTGGAGAACATGGTCTCGAGATTATCTGTGA